A stretch of the Sorangium aterium genome encodes the following:
- a CDS encoding aldo/keto reductase, with amino-acid sequence MNLDHYVTLGRSGLRVSPMCLGAMTFGEDHGFGSSVKESEAILDRFIERGGNFIDTANTYNKGHSEKIIGDHLGRHPSKRDRAVIATKFTANLYPGDPNGGGAGRKAIFAQCEQSLRRLQTDYIDLYWMHIWDKNTPIEETVHALHDLVTAGKVRYVGVSDTPAWKVAQAHVLAGFRGWAQFIALQIEHSLLERSVEGELIPMARELGLGVTPWSPLKSGVLTGKYRRENAGKHKSDRGPFALSALTDKAYDVVDKLVEIARDLDTTPARVALAWVVARPGVTSTIIGARTLAQLDDNLGSLEVKLAPDQVAALDALSAPALDFPAAFLRMAGAFMNGGTTINGEGGPASPMAPKNDSERY; translated from the coding sequence TTGAACCTCGACCACTACGTCACCCTCGGCCGCTCCGGCCTGCGCGTCAGCCCAATGTGCCTCGGCGCCATGACCTTCGGCGAAGACCACGGCTTCGGCTCCAGCGTCAAGGAGTCCGAGGCGATCCTCGATCGCTTCATCGAGCGCGGCGGCAACTTCATCGACACCGCCAACACCTACAACAAGGGCCACTCCGAGAAGATCATCGGCGACCACCTCGGCCGCCACCCGAGCAAGCGCGACCGGGCGGTGATCGCCACCAAGTTCACCGCCAACCTGTATCCCGGCGACCCCAACGGCGGCGGCGCCGGGAGGAAGGCCATCTTCGCGCAGTGCGAGCAGTCGCTGCGCCGCCTGCAGACCGACTACATCGACCTTTACTGGATGCACATCTGGGACAAGAACACGCCCATCGAGGAGACCGTGCATGCCCTCCACGATCTGGTGACGGCCGGCAAGGTCCGCTACGTCGGCGTCTCCGACACGCCGGCGTGGAAGGTGGCGCAGGCGCACGTCCTGGCGGGCTTCCGCGGGTGGGCGCAGTTCATCGCGCTCCAGATCGAGCACTCGCTCCTCGAGCGCAGCGTGGAAGGGGAGCTCATCCCCATGGCGCGCGAGCTGGGCCTCGGCGTCACGCCCTGGTCGCCCCTCAAGAGCGGCGTGCTCACGGGCAAGTACAGGCGGGAGAACGCCGGCAAGCACAAGTCCGATCGCGGCCCGTTCGCGCTCTCTGCGCTCACCGACAAGGCCTATGACGTCGTCGACAAGCTGGTCGAGATCGCCAGGGACCTGGACACCACGCCGGCCCGCGTGGCGCTCGCCTGGGTCGTGGCCCGGCCGGGCGTCACCTCCACCATCATCGGCGCGCGCACGCTGGCGCAGCTCGACGACAACCTGGGCTCGCTGGAGGTCAAGCTCGCGCCCGATCAGGTGGCCGCGCTCGACGCGCTCTCGGCGCCGGCGCTCGACTTCCCCGCCGCCTTCCTGCGCATGGCCGGCGCGTTCATGAACGGCGGCACGACGATCAACGGCGAGGGCGGGCCGGCGTCGCCGATGGCGCCGAAGAACGACAGCGAGCGGTACTGA
- a CDS encoding AAA family ATPase — protein sequence MDVLEPRLRAAMITHVYVSNYGSVGPGLELTLGSLTALVGPPGSGKGCLLDAVRFLAECANGAFDLAAANRRGGALAGARGDGALTTLGVAVSRTEGHGFWLVQLAPGEREGEARVKSETAAWWQRSALTRLVKPGLREVFDAGSDAPEVSFDRLKGSPKGFSRKDKGRSGTLAYRGVAPIAVSGTKLVLPLLSDGPLTPMLDELRRAVLYSLAPRTLRSPQKLSASRRLKASGDNWGSVLRALAKERWQEQFLAGLSQVIGDVDGARASSSGGYLVPELRHGVDGDGRERWRAAADEPDATLRLAAMVTALSQEPPLVFAGFEHPDAGVDRAALPALLEYLRGASAQRQLLLTTESPALLDLLPPDAVYSVERRDGSTAASSIDEPRRRALWERLGAAQG from the coding sequence GTGGACGTCCTCGAACCGAGGCTCCGCGCCGCGATGATCACCCACGTCTACGTCAGCAACTACGGCAGCGTCGGGCCCGGGCTCGAGCTCACGCTCGGGTCGCTGACCGCGCTCGTCGGTCCGCCCGGCTCGGGGAAGGGCTGCCTGCTCGACGCGGTGCGGTTCCTCGCCGAGTGCGCCAACGGGGCGTTCGATCTGGCGGCGGCGAACCGGCGCGGCGGCGCGCTGGCGGGCGCTCGCGGCGACGGCGCGCTCACCACGCTCGGGGTCGCGGTCTCCAGGACCGAGGGCCACGGGTTCTGGCTCGTGCAGCTCGCGCCGGGAGAGCGGGAGGGCGAGGCGCGCGTCAAGAGCGAGACGGCCGCGTGGTGGCAGCGCAGCGCGCTCACGCGGCTCGTCAAGCCGGGGCTGCGCGAGGTCTTCGACGCCGGCAGCGACGCGCCCGAGGTCTCCTTCGACCGGCTGAAGGGCAGCCCGAAGGGGTTCTCGCGCAAGGACAAGGGGCGCAGCGGCACGCTCGCGTACCGCGGCGTCGCCCCGATCGCCGTGAGCGGCACGAAGCTCGTCCTGCCGCTGCTCTCCGATGGACCGCTCACCCCGATGCTCGACGAGCTGCGCCGGGCGGTCCTCTACTCCCTCGCGCCGCGCACGCTGCGCTCGCCCCAGAAGCTCAGCGCTTCCCGGCGCCTCAAGGCGAGCGGCGACAACTGGGGCTCGGTCCTCCGCGCGCTCGCGAAGGAGCGATGGCAGGAGCAGTTCCTCGCGGGGCTGTCCCAGGTGATCGGCGACGTCGACGGCGCCCGCGCGTCCTCGTCCGGCGGGTACCTGGTCCCGGAGCTGCGCCACGGCGTCGACGGCGACGGGCGCGAGCGCTGGCGGGCCGCCGCGGACGAGCCGGACGCCACGCTGCGGCTCGCCGCCATGGTCACGGCGCTCTCGCAGGAGCCCCCGCTCGTGTTCGCGGGCTTCGAGCACCCGGACGCGGGCGTCGATCGCGCCGCGCTCCCTGCGCTCCTCGAATACCTGCGCGGCGCGTCCGCCCAGCGCCAGCTCCTGCTCACGACCGAGAGCCCCGCGCTCCTCGACCTCCTGCCGCCCGACGCCGTCTACTCGGTGGAGCGCCGCGACGGCTCGACCGCCGCGTCGTCCATCGACGAGCCGCGGCGGAGGGCGCTCTGGGAGCGCCTCGGCGCCGCCCAAGGGTGA
- a CDS encoding AAA family ATPase — protein MITKICARNFRSIGERIELELGVMTVLVGPNASGKSNVADVLRFLAECVNTSLAGAVAARHGLRALRHGDAREPRDVTIEVHVQSEHGAGIWGFTFTSSGDGDPVLVKCERAVWFPEPAPDLATRSHLFGLLERHEETWTEEERATIVGSVRGTAAHGATEPAVPSYFAAHPGRDVLVLPFIHRQELFASAEWKQLSTFVPFMEELRQIAIYSLFPDVLRVPQHPDPSRPMSTRGSNWASTLRAIERSTWGTELVAALGRIASDIDEYRVTQAGGFLIPEFRHGLDEQGRERWHGAAQESDGTLRVAALLTALFQEPAPALLGFEEPELGVHPGAIPLLFDFLKEASTRSQILLTTHSPDLLDLVPIDDIRVVERRHGATTLARVEERQRELVRKRLMSTSDLLHAEGLRPEGSASDG, from the coding sequence ATGATCACCAAGATCTGCGCCCGTAACTTCCGCAGCATCGGCGAGCGGATCGAGCTCGAGCTCGGGGTGATGACGGTCCTCGTGGGGCCGAACGCCTCGGGCAAGAGCAACGTCGCGGACGTCCTGCGGTTCCTCGCCGAGTGCGTGAACACGTCGCTTGCCGGCGCGGTCGCGGCCCGGCACGGGCTTCGTGCATTGAGGCACGGCGATGCCCGAGAGCCTCGTGATGTGACCATCGAGGTCCATGTTCAGAGCGAGCATGGCGCTGGCATCTGGGGCTTCACGTTCACCTCGTCTGGCGACGGGGATCCTGTGCTGGTCAAGTGCGAGCGTGCTGTATGGTTTCCCGAGCCGGCGCCGGATCTCGCGACCCGCTCGCACCTCTTTGGGCTGCTCGAGAGGCACGAGGAAACGTGGACCGAAGAGGAGCGCGCGACGATAGTGGGCAGCGTGCGGGGCACTGCAGCGCACGGCGCCACCGAGCCTGCTGTGCCCAGCTATTTCGCTGCGCACCCGGGGCGCGACGTCCTCGTGCTCCCCTTCATCCACCGTCAGGAGCTCTTCGCGTCTGCGGAGTGGAAGCAGCTCAGCACCTTTGTTCCCTTCATGGAGGAGCTGCGTCAAATCGCGATTTACTCGCTGTTCCCGGACGTACTGCGCGTTCCTCAGCACCCGGATCCATCCAGGCCGATGAGCACGAGGGGCAGCAACTGGGCCTCGACCTTGAGGGCGATCGAGCGATCGACCTGGGGAACCGAGCTCGTCGCCGCGCTCGGGCGCATCGCTTCGGACATCGACGAGTACCGCGTCACCCAGGCGGGTGGCTTCCTGATCCCGGAGTTCCGCCATGGCCTCGACGAGCAAGGGCGTGAGCGCTGGCATGGGGCTGCGCAGGAGTCGGACGGCACCCTTCGCGTAGCGGCCCTCCTGACAGCGCTGTTCCAGGAGCCCGCTCCCGCGCTCCTCGGCTTCGAAGAGCCGGAGCTTGGCGTGCATCCAGGGGCGATCCCGCTCCTCTTCGACTTCTTGAAGGAGGCGTCAACGCGCAGCCAGATCCTGCTCACGACGCACAGCCCCGACCTCCTGGACTTGGTGCCTATCGACGACATCCGCGTCGTGGAACGGCGCCATGGCGCGACGACGCTGGCGCGGGTCGAGGAGCGTCAACGCGAGCTCGTGCGCAAGCGCCTGATGTCGACGAGCGATCTCCTACACGCCGAGGGCCTCCGCCCCGAAGGCTCCGCGAGCGATGGCTAA
- a CDS encoding DUF4276 family protein: MAKAYLVVEGHGEVEAARNLVIRLWADLGLPHAVWGAPKRGKALNTRAGVLQACELLRSERDCAFALLLRDEDDGCPATAGPETAAWVAAASLPFPVAVVLAHREFEAWFLPCIHLMAGREIRPDVRIAEGTTCPEDPEGIRDVKGWLSKRFPPGKIYKPTLDQLKLTQWIDFGVLRASGARSFRTLENALRFLAAPSALKIYPPPRP, from the coding sequence ATGGCTAAGGCCTACCTGGTCGTCGAGGGCCACGGCGAGGTCGAGGCGGCGAGGAACCTGGTCATCCGGCTGTGGGCCGACCTCGGGCTGCCGCACGCCGTCTGGGGAGCTCCCAAGCGCGGCAAGGCGCTCAACACCCGCGCCGGGGTGCTGCAAGCCTGCGAGCTCCTGCGAAGCGAGCGCGACTGCGCGTTCGCGCTGCTGCTCCGTGACGAGGACGACGGATGCCCAGCCACCGCCGGCCCCGAGACCGCGGCATGGGTGGCGGCCGCGAGCCTCCCGTTCCCGGTCGCCGTGGTGCTGGCGCACCGGGAGTTCGAGGCGTGGTTCCTGCCGTGCATCCACCTCATGGCGGGGCGCGAGATCCGGCCTGACGTGCGCATCGCAGAGGGCACGACGTGCCCGGAAGATCCCGAGGGCATCCGCGACGTGAAGGGATGGCTCTCGAAGCGCTTCCCACCGGGCAAGATCTACAAGCCCACGCTCGACCAGCTCAAGCTCACCCAGTGGATCGACTTCGGCGTGCTCCGCGCCTCCGGCGCGAGGTCGTTCCGCACGCTCGAGAACGCGCTGCGGTTCCTCGCCGCGCCCTCAGCGCTCAAGATCTACCCGCCTCCGCGGCCCTAG
- a CDS encoding helix-turn-helix domain-containing protein: MLGSIEQSSTPRAPRPEVGGPASRVLRNFVVAVRASAPPITNLDLLPDGTTSLVFRLLDADRADLVVLGPKTRAVYKRVPRFLLAVQVIFRPGGAYPFFGVPMDELVDRIVPARDLWGRGADALLEQLVAVGTGVTLDPARARLEAIERALEGRMLGPDVFEPASAAVARAALRKLSLGGVTVEETASALHVSPRNLRRAFVATVGVSPKQYARIARFQRVVSNAQVARGSWSELALASGYCDQPHLVREFRELAGLSPVAFMRRRSTSESSGSGGGLG; this comes from the coding sequence GTGCTGGGATCGATCGAACAGAGCAGCACGCCCCGCGCCCCGCGCCCGGAGGTCGGCGGGCCGGCGTCGCGCGTGCTCCGCAATTTCGTCGTCGCCGTCCGCGCCAGCGCGCCGCCGATCACGAACCTCGACCTGCTGCCCGACGGCACGACGTCGCTGGTCTTTCGCCTGCTCGACGCGGACCGCGCCGACCTCGTCGTCCTCGGGCCCAAGACGCGCGCCGTGTACAAGCGCGTGCCGCGCTTCCTGCTCGCGGTGCAGGTGATCTTTCGACCCGGCGGCGCGTACCCCTTCTTCGGTGTGCCGATGGACGAGCTCGTCGATCGCATCGTCCCTGCGCGCGATCTCTGGGGCCGAGGCGCCGACGCTCTGCTCGAGCAGCTGGTGGCGGTCGGGACCGGCGTCACGCTGGACCCCGCGCGAGCTCGCCTGGAGGCGATCGAGCGCGCCCTCGAGGGCCGCATGCTCGGTCCCGACGTGTTCGAGCCCGCGTCGGCGGCCGTCGCGCGCGCCGCGCTCCGGAAGCTCTCGCTCGGAGGGGTCACCGTGGAAGAGACGGCGAGCGCGCTCCACGTCAGCCCGCGGAACCTGCGGCGCGCCTTCGTTGCGACCGTCGGCGTCTCGCCGAAGCAGTACGCGCGCATCGCCCGCTTCCAGCGCGTCGTCTCGAACGCGCAGGTCGCCCGCGGGTCGTGGTCGGAGCTCGCCCTTGCGAGCGGGTACTGCGATCAGCCGCACCTGGTCAGGGAGTTCCGTGAGCTCGCGGGGCTCTCGCCGGTGGCGTTCATGAGGCGACGCTCGACGAGCGAGAGCAGCGGCTCAGGCGGAGGCCTCGGGTGA